aataagaattttttgcttttcttctGAATAAAAAGAATGGGTAATCTTCAACATGTTTCCAACTTGCACGCATGTCATCATTGTTTTTTTAGGTAGGATACCATGGTTACCGAATCACCTGCATTATTTCCACAATACtgaatatatttttcaatgcCTTCATGACATGTCACCCAGTATGCTTATACTTTACGGAAAGCTCAAAATAAGATTTTCCAAAGACATATAATTAAGGTTGCCTTGCATCTTGGTTTCGTTAATGAGCTCCAGTTACATCATGTTTTCGCTGCAAAATGATGCCACTTGTTGAGCACATACATGTACgtacacatacatacaaacacacacacacatagagagagagacttccatagatgtatgtatgtatttctaGATTATTCTTTAGttatttttctaattattaagatattatttttggactttttttttggggggtgtcGAGGGCATCACTCATGGGTATAAACAACTAAATTTAAATACAATCTGAACACCTTGCACCAAATGACCACATTATGCAGCTCATGTTTTGCCTACATGCACAACAAGGTTTAGCATGCATTTTATATTAGACATGAAAAATCGAGTGATTTAGCTTACTGATGACCAGTGCTTTAGTAGTCCTATAAATTCCATTCGAATAGTTACCCAGCGTGCCCCATAACTTAGTGGGGTGAGTTTTTTCAGTCAAAGTACTAGCTAATGTAAACCCCAACAAATAAAATTTATACatcttatttaaaaataaaaataatattctatatAAAAGAATCCAACTCGTTTGAATCTATATAGGTATATATTTAGTTTTACATGAATTATACGCTATGTTTATTTGAAGACTTGTATAGAAAgaacctaaataatatatatttaacttCGATGAGATCCAGAATTATTACAATTATATTAAAGCAGGCCAAATCTACCAGCTATATGAACTAAAAAAATGCTACAACATGAGTCCTTTGAATCCCGCATCCATTACATTTATCTTctcctcaaatatgcattgattatatatatatatttggttgAGGATATTGAATTTTGGAATAGGAATGAAAATGAATGACTCTCATTTCAATTATTTAATTgatgagaattttatttttattttaattttagaaagaataaaatattttaatctcataaaatttaattcttatttttttataatattttaattttattttaattttgatcacgAATCAAATAGAAAATATGATCATTCCAACTCCAATTACAAACTAAATATACCGTAAATATATTCACGCATAATTGAACATTAAAAGcaaaatgaaaaaaatcatcttaaatcCATATAGGTATTACCTAAGAAAACACAATTTAATTCAGCTCCATGAACCCTTAAACCATGTGCATCAAGCCACATAATTCTTCAACTTAAATTTGCTGTTTTCCTTTCTGACAAACAACCTACAGGATGAGGAGCGTCCATGAAAGACCCGTACTCGAGCGATAAGATAAGCCTTGAAATTCTTTGGATACAAAGGCATCTATAAATCCATTTGCCGACTCTAGGACGGACCAGAAAGATCCAACAATTTGATGGTCAGAATCttctgatccacatatttgagcGTCTAGACGAAATATATGTAAACAAAAGAAACGAGAGGCCAGGTGCGCACCCGCTCGTCTCGTCTCGTCTCCACCAAAAGCCCCTCTCAAAGGCCATGTCCAAATAGATCGGTAGACCTCCCCCTCTGTCTCCCTCCCCCCGGTTCTTCCACCTGTTGGTTCTCTTATGTcgtccctctcctcttctctccgCCTCTTCTCCCCCAAACTCCGCCAAACCTTCCCCAAATCCCCCTTCCTCCCTTCcaaacctttcttcttctcttctcccatCTCCTTCCAACGCCTCCCTAGATCCCCTCTTTCCGAGCCCCTCAGAGCCCAGCAGCAGCACCAGCGCCAGCAGCGAGAGGCCGAGGTCGATCTCTCCGTGCTACCTCCCAGATTGCAAGAAATCATCGCCCTCTTCCAGACTGTCGCGGAACCCAAGGCCAAGTACCAACAGCTTCTCCACTACGGCGCCCAGCTCCCCCCTCTCGACCCCCGCTTCAAGACCGACGACCATCGCGTCCGCGGCTGCGTCTCCCAGGTCTGGGTCCGCGCCTTCCGCGACGCCGACGACCACGCCGCCGTCCGCTTCGAGGCGGACTCCGACTCCGCGCTCACCAAGGGACTGGCTGCGCTCCTTGTCTTCGGTCTCTCTGGCTACCCCGCTACCGTCGTCGCCTCCGTCCCGCCCGGCTTCGTCCACCTGCTCGGCCTTCAGCAGAGCCTTACGCCCTCCCGGAATAACGGGTTCCTGAACATGCTCAAGCTCATGCAGCAGAAGGCCCTCCAGTTCTATTCCGAGGTCGGTGATTCGGAAattaacggggtttcagaatccAAGGGATCGAATTCGGGTGCCAAAGATGGAGTCTTGGACGATAAAAATACGATCTTGGGTGAAAAAACTGATAAAACTGGCAAAGATTCGATCTTTGGAGAGGTTTCGAGTGCAAACTGGAGCGGCGATTCGCTACCCTTTGGGGATTTGATGGTTGATGGACATGGTATGAATAGCGCCGATGGAGTGCAGAAAAGTTCGAATGGTGGGATTGGTGGGAGAAGGGAGAGGATAAGGCAGAGATTGGAGAGGGAGCTCTCTCCGGTGGAATTGGAAGTGGAGGATATATCATATCAACACGCCGGCCATGCTGGGGTTAGGGGGAATGGTGATGGAGAGACCCATTTCAATCTGAGGGTGGTATCCAAAGAGTTTGAAGGGAAGAGTTTGGTGAAGAGGCACAGGCTTGTTTATGACTTGTTGCAAGAGGAGTTGCAGAGTGGGTTGCACGCCCTCTCCATAGATGCAAAGACTCCATCTGAAGCCTAATCCTGTTAAATATGCACTGAATGGCTCCAGGTTTTGTTACtttgtttgtttttttgtttgtttttttttttcaatccccCCTCTTAAATTAATCGAACATGAGCTTTTCCAAACATAGGGAGATGCTGCATTGTTTGAATGCGTAGATTATCTTGTTATCCTGCTGATTATAAAACCAATTATCTAGCTGACTATAAAACCAATG
The DNA window shown above is from Elaeis guineensis isolate ETL-2024a chromosome 8, EG11, whole genome shotgun sequence and carries:
- the LOC140851105 gene encoding sufE-like protein 1, chloroplastic/mitochondrial; this translates as MSSLSSSLRLFSPKLRQTFPKSPFLPSKPFFFSSPISFQRLPRSPLSEPLRAQQQHQRQQREAEVDLSVLPPRLQEIIALFQTVAEPKAKYQQLLHYGAQLPPLDPRFKTDDHRVRGCVSQVWVRAFRDADDHAAVRFEADSDSALTKGLAALLVFGLSGYPATVVASVPPGFVHLLGLQQSLTPSRNNGFLNMLKLMQQKALQFYSEVGDSEINGVSESKGSNSGAKDGVLDDKNTILGEKTDKTGKDSIFGEVSSANWSGDSLPFGDLMVDGHGMNSADGVQKSSNGGIGGRRERIRQRLERELSPVELEVEDISYQHAGHAGVRGNGDGETHFNLRVVSKEFEGKSLVKRHRLVYDLLQEELQSGLHALSIDAKTPSEA